The following nucleotide sequence is from Candidatus Chlamydia corallus.
TCTTTTCTCAATAGCGGCTCGTTAAATACAGTTTCACATAGAGCAACGACATCCTGGTAGAGGTCACTCACAGGGCTTGAATATCCTGTTGCAATAGTCACCAAAAGCCGGTTGTTTTTTTCAGCAGCCATAATTAGGTTTTTCCCTGCAGTCTTGGTAGTCCCTGTTTTTCCTCCTAAAGCTGGGGGATAGTAATAGGGAGAACCTGGGATAATCAGTTTGTTGGTAGGAGAAAGTATTCGTTCAGCATGAAGGTTTGTAGCCGCTATTTTATAGCTTGTCGTGGCAATGATCTCTCGAAATTGAGGTTCTTTCAGGGCACAACGCATGATGCTAATAAGATCACGGGTCGTGGTATAGTGGTTGGGATGGTGTAACCCATGCGGATTATTAAAATGGGTGTTGAAGCAACCAACTTCTTCCTTTAAGAAGAAATTAAGCTTATCCATAAACTTCTCTACGGAGTCGCAACACGCCATAGCTAAGACATTAGCAGCATCATTTGCAGAACATATCAGCAAGGCACGGAATAAGTCCCAACCTAAAAGCTCTTCTCTAAGATGGAGTTGCATTGTAGATCCATCAGTTTCTAACCAGTGGGGAGGACTACGATATCCTGATTGTTTTTTTGCTTGCGGAGTGATGGAAGCGATCGCGTCTTGTTTTACTCTAATGAGATTGTCTAAGACTGTGGGGTAGTGCTTTAAGATAAAGAGCGCGGTTGCAATTTTAGTCATGCTGGCAGGATAGATCACAGCATCTATGTCTTTATCATAGAATATCTTCCCAGAATTGGCATGAATAACAGCGGCTGTAGTTCCGCGTACTTCTGGGAAAGAGAGTCCCGCATGTAAAGATAGCGATGCACAAGATCCGTACAAGATGATGCATAGACAGTTAAAAAAAGGTCTTTTCATATACGGACTTTTGATTGTTTATTACTTACGTTATTAGGAAACTCAGGTGAATAGAAAGGACTTGACGGCTCTGAAAATAAAGAATTACCATAAATCAGAGGAAATATACTATGAGTTTGGATTTTTTCGAGGAGTTCTATCGCCAGTCAATACTCAATAGAGAGACGTCTTTCCCTGAAGGATACTTAAATATTTCTGAAATACTATCACATCCTCATTGTACCGATGCTACCACTGATTTTCTCTGTAGTCAGTCTGACAACGATTTCATTATTGCAGAATCTAAAGATAAACTCACATTATTTAACGCTGATTTTGCTATTTGGCTCGTTCCTGAGCTTGTGCAAGGACAAGCTGTAACTCGAGGATACATCGCTGTTTCCCATGAAAAAGGAAGATATGCTCCAGAAATGGCCTTCGAAGCTTCTGGACAATATAATCAGTCAGCGCTTATTCTCGAAGCTCTACAGTTATATCTTAAGGAAATTAAAGATACGGAAGATGCTTTGCGTTCTTTCCGCTTTAATAATGATCTCTAGGAGTGCTAACTATTGTGCATTTTTAAATGCACAATATTGTAACGATCCTCACGAGTATAAAGAAATTCGTCAACAGAACTTTTAGCAAGAAAAATCCCTAAGCCTCCTAGTTTACGTTGTTCTAGGGGAAGATCTTCCTGGATGTTTATTGAAACACTAAGAGGGTTGAAAGAAGGCCCATGGTCTTTAATCATAACTTCTAAGTCGCCTCTATGCGAACTGCAGGAAATGGTAATCGTTCCTGGAGAATTTTCTCCCCGATAAGCATAGGAAATGATATTCACCAAAAGCTCTTCACAAGCAAGCTCAAGCTTTAACAATTTCTCCTGAGGGAACTTAGATTGTTTCCCTGCATGTTTGATTACGTCCAACATGCTATGAAGTTCACTAAGTACTGCAGGAAAAACAGTTTCTCCTTCAAAAGAGGTCATAGTATACCTGTTGAACAATCATCTCAGCTAGGCGTACCGA
It contains:
- a CDS encoding D-alanyl-D-alanine carboxypeptidase family protein produces the protein MKRPFFNCLCIILYGSCASLSLHAGLSFPEVRGTTAAVIHANSGKIFYDKDIDAVIYPASMTKIATALFILKHYPTVLDNLIRVKQDAIASITPQAKKQSGYRSPPHWLETDGSTMQLHLREELLGWDLFRALLICSANDAANVLAMACCDSVEKFMDKLNFFLKEEVGCFNTHFNNPHGLHHPNHYTTTRDLISIMRCALKEPQFREIIATTSYKIAATNLHAERILSPTNKLIIPGSPYYYPPALGGKTGTTKTAGKNLIMAAEKNNRLLVTIATGYSSPVSDLYQDVVALCETVFNEPLLRKELVPPSKHLQLEIANLGTLSCPLPEGVYYDFYASEDREPLSVSFIGHAHAFPIAEGDLLGHWVFYDEEGKKISSQPFYAPCRLECTVRPWKIYLKRLATSYRTYLSITMLVVYFRIRKHRKRKKLRYYSKI
- a CDS encoding ATP-binding protein, which codes for MTSFEGETVFPAVLSELHSMLDVIKHAGKQSKFPQEKLLKLELACEELLVNIISYAYRGENSPGTITISCSSHRGDLEVMIKDHGPSFNPLSVSINIQEDLPLEQRKLGGLGIFLAKSSVDEFLYTREDRYNIVHLKMHNS